The proteins below are encoded in one region of Scomber japonicus isolate fScoJap1 chromosome 2, fScoJap1.pri, whole genome shotgun sequence:
- the chtf18 gene encoding chromosome transmission fidelity protein 18 homolog: MDEYDELFDIQDDFEDQFADELEVLAQMEAESPKPGKRQKQGPGDDISDIEHLLSEQRTTPKAKRQKQEVGVVKRLFNSSQIHDGEAPSHGEDITPPSSPEQYDHPQTVRSAPAVLDISGFATIPESPRRPPTAALSLHVLKRPPLEGDYITVTDSSGCRVYLRQKEDTGAKVVESRMVPDSLGSLGLLAVPIGVLREEEADRRHQQVVEESQRLTDLLTSSVNDVLVETESREEEEDGDPEDSEGLSSRLWVDRFSPRHYTELLSDDFTNRCLLKWLKLWDTVVFGKERKSRPVRSDRQAPNQNSSKPNQANQNPNRFKSKVELTEEILEAELDQYKRPKFKVAMLSGPPGLGKTTLAHIIAKHAGYNVVEINASDDRSAEVFQKRIDTATQMKSVLGANERPNCLIIDEIDGAPTAAINILLATLNKKDSGEAGAESGKKKKKKESILLRPIICICNDLYVPALRPLRQQAFLLNFPQTQPSRLAQRLAEVSLRQGMKVDTGTLMSLCEKTDNDIRSCINTLQFLHSRGHKQLNAKTIQCVSVGQKDQNKGFFHLWQEIFQLPRTKRKRIGEGFDEAPGSGGGAQRFQNILHLASSSGEYEKVSQGLYENYLSMRVRDPNLHSTCDALDWLVFSDRLNHVIMHGQNFTLMRYLPFLSVTFHFLFAHTHVPRISYPHSQQEASSRLLNSRNALISMLADIPPSIRTRISQLKLTLDTLTLLLDIICPKLRPVNPQLFSSREKEQMHELIDTMLAYNLSYRQDRTPEGQYTYVLEPRIEEVVRFPGLPPRRQLTYQAKQTISREMEQEKMRRAEQIMLQRNPVKEEEKKDARPKTTRNHQQRLENIVKQTTVETRPEVDFFGRAVAPKPLRAQPSSDSGEKCAVLSMGTAVGNSDVWFRFNEGMSNAVRRNVYIRELL, translated from the exons ATGGACGAATACGATGAGCTGTTCGACATACAGGACGACTTCGAGGACCAGTTTGCCGATGAGCTGGAAGTGTTGGCTCAGATGGAGG CGGAATCTCCCAAACCTGGAAAACGTCAGAAGCAGGGTCCAGGAGATGATATATCCGACATCGAGCACCTGCTGTCTGAGCAGCGCACCA CACCAAAGGCGAAGCGTCAGAAGCAGGAAGTTGGGGTAGTCAAGCGACTTTTCAACTCATCGCAGATTCATGACGGCGAAGCCCCATCACACGGTGAAGACATCACCCCACCGTCCTCTCCAGAGCAGTATGACCACCCTCAAACCGTCAG GTCTGCCCCGGCTGTGTTGGATATCAGCGGCTTTGCTACGATCCCAGAGTCTCCCAGGCGACCTCCCACAGCGGCATTATCCCTGCATGTGCTGAAGAGACCCCCTTTAGAGGGAGACTACATCACTGTGACGGACTCATCAGGGTGTCGGGTCTACCTCCGTCAGAAAGAAGACACTGGGGCAAAG GTTGTGGAGTCCAGAATGGTGCCAGACTCCCTGGGTAGTCTGGGACTGCTCGCTGTGCCAATAGGTGtgctgagagaagaagaggcGGACAGG CGTCATCAGCAGGTCGTGGAGGAATCACAGCGTCTTACAGATCTGCTGACCAG TAGTGTGAATGATGTCTTAGTTGAGACTGAaagcagagaagaggaagaagacggTGATCCTGAAGACTCAGAGGGGCTAAGTTCTCGACTTTGGGTGGACAGATTTTCTCCGCGGCATTACACAGAGCTTCTCAGTGATGAT TTTACCAACCGCTGTCTGCTCAAGTGGCTCAAACTGTGGGACACTGTTGTTTttggaaaagagaggaagtcCCGCCCCGTCCGATCCGACAGACAGGCTCCCAACCAGAACTCATCCAAACCTAATCAAGCCAATCAGAATCCAAATCGCTTCAAGAGTAAGGTTGAGCTGACTGAAGAGATACTGGAGGCTGAACTGGACCAGTACAAACGACCCAAATTCAAA gtgGCAATGCTGTCTGGTCCTCCAGGTTTGGGGAAAACCACCTTGGCTCACATTATAGCAAAGCATGCTGGGTACAATGTGGTGGAAATCAATGCCAG TGATGACCGCAGTGCAGAGGTTTTCCAGAAACGCATCGACACGGCAACACAGATGAAGTCGGTGTTAGGAGCCAACGAGAGACCTAACTGCCTCATTATTGATGAGATCGATGGAGCACCCACG GCCGCCATCAACATCCTGCTGGCAACTCTGAACAAGAAAGACAGCGGAGAGGCCGGCGCAGAGTctgggaagaagaaaaagaagaaggagtcCATCCTGCTTCGACCAATCATCTGCATCTGTAACGACCT TTATGTCCCAGCTCTCAGACCTCTGAGGCAGCAAGCCTTCCTCCTGAATTTCCCCCAGACTCAGCCCTCCCGACTGGCACAGAGACTGGCAGAG gtgTCTCTCCGGCAGGGCATGAAGGTGGACACAGGTACTCTGATGTCGCTGTGTGAGAAGACTGACAACGACATAAGGTCTTGCATCAACACACTACAG TTCCTCCACAGTCGCGGCCACAAACAGCTGAACGCCAAGACAatccagtgtgtgtctgtgggacAGAAGGACCAGAACAAAGGCTTCTTCCATCTGTGGCAGGAGATCTTCCAGTTACCACGCACAAAACG GAAACGTATCGGTGAGGGGTTCGACGAAGCACCGGGTTCAGGAGGTGGAGCGCAGAGGTTTCAGAACATTCTACACCTGGCTTCATCGAGTGGAGAGTATGAAAAGGTTTCTCAG gGTCTGTATGAAAATTATCTGTCGATGCGGGTTAGAGACCCCAACCTGCACAGTACGTGTGACGCTCTGGATTGGCTAGTGTTCTCCGACAGGCTAAACCACGTGATCATGCACGGGCAAAACTTCACCCTGATGAGATACCTGCCGTTCCTGTCTGTCAcattccacttcctgtttgcccACACGCACGTGCCCCGCATCAGTTATCCCCACAGCCAGCAAGAG gcctcctctcgtctcctcaACAGCAGAAACGCTTTGATCTCAATGTTGGCTGACATCCCACCGTCCATCAGAACCAGGATCAGTCAGCTCAAGTTGACCCTTGATACTCTCACACTGCTCCTCGACATCATCTGTCCCAAACTACGGCCT GTGAATCCACAGctgttcagcagcagagagaaagagcagatgCACGAGCTGATTGACACCATGTTGGCCTACAACCTCTCGTACAGGCAGGACCGCACGCCTGAGGGACAGTACACATATGTCCTGGAGcc gCGTATTGAGGAGGTGGTGAGGTTTCCAGGCCTTCCTCCCCGCCGCCAGCTGACATATCAGGCCAAACAAACCATCAGCAGAGAGATGGAGCAAGAGAAGATGAGGAGAGCCGAGCAGATAATGCTGCAACGAAATCCTGTA aaagaggaagaaaaaaaagacgcCAGGCCTAAAACAACCAGGAACCATCAGCAGAGACTGGAGAACATAGTCAAACAGACCACAGTGGAGACCAGG CCGGAGGTGGATTTCTTCGGTCGAGCTGTTGCCCCCAAACCTCTGAGAGCCCAGCCGTCCTCAGACTCAG GTGAGAAGTGTGCGGTTCTTTCGATGGGAACAGCGGTGGGCAACAGTGACGTGTGGTTCCGGTTCAACGAGGGCATGTCCAATGCTGTCAGACGAAATGTGTACATCAGAGAactactgtaa
- the gng13a gene encoding guanine nucleotide-binding protein G(I)/G(S)/G(O) subunit gamma-13a codes for MEELDVPQMRREVESLQYQLAINREKSSITVTELVKWIEGCVCEDPFLNPELMRANPWVEKGKCVIL; via the exons ATGGAGGAGTTAGACGTCCCACAGATGAGGAGAGAAGTGGAGAGCCTTCAATATCAGTTGGCAATCAACAGAGAGAAATCCTCCATCACCGTTACTGA gctggTGAAGTGGATCGAAGGATGTGTTTGTGAAGATCCATTCCTGAACCCTGAGCTGATGAGAGCCAACCCCTGGGTGGAGAAGGGAAAGTGTGTGATCCTCtga